The Acidimicrobiia bacterium genome contains a region encoding:
- a CDS encoding glycine C-acetyltransferase — protein sequence MDKVEYLREQLVELETAGLKNQIRHIDGPQGAWIEVDGRRVLNFCSNNYLGLADDERLIAAAKAALDRYGIGPGAVRTIAGTMTIHDELERKLADFKGVEAAISFQAGFVANAGAIPALVDAGDVIVTDELNHASIIDGVRLAKASRKIYRHADVGDLDAQLAAARAEGARRILVITDGVFSMDGDVAPLDEIVDTADHYEAMVMVDDAHGEGVLGRGGRGIVDHFGLGGRVEVEVGTMSKAFGVVGGYVAGPQPVVDWLRQRARPFLFSSAATPPDVAACIASVEILSASTELVDRLWMNARRFREGMQSLGFDTGFTQTPITPVMLGDEKVARELSQRLFEVHRVFAQAIAYPTVPMGKARIRVMISAAHDGDDLDHGLEAFAAAGREMGIIE from the coding sequence GTGGACAAGGTCGAATACCTGCGTGAGCAACTCGTCGAGTTGGAAACGGCGGGACTCAAGAATCAGATCCGCCACATCGACGGACCACAGGGGGCGTGGATCGAAGTCGACGGCCGGAGAGTCCTGAACTTCTGCTCGAACAACTACCTCGGCCTGGCCGACGATGAGAGACTGATCGCCGCCGCCAAGGCAGCTCTCGACCGGTACGGCATCGGTCCGGGTGCTGTTCGCACCATCGCGGGCACGATGACCATCCACGACGAGCTCGAACGAAAGCTCGCCGACTTCAAAGGCGTTGAGGCCGCCATCTCCTTCCAGGCCGGGTTCGTCGCCAATGCAGGCGCCATACCGGCGCTGGTGGACGCAGGCGACGTAATCGTGACCGACGAGCTGAACCATGCATCGATAATCGACGGGGTGCGACTGGCCAAGGCGAGCAGGAAGATCTACAGACACGCGGATGTCGGCGATCTGGACGCCCAGCTCGCGGCAGCCAGGGCGGAGGGAGCGAGGAGAATCCTCGTCATCACCGACGGCGTGTTCTCGATGGACGGCGACGTTGCCCCTCTCGACGAAATCGTGGATACAGCCGATCACTATGAGGCGATGGTGATGGTCGACGACGCCCACGGCGAAGGCGTGCTCGGCCGCGGAGGCAGGGGCATCGTCGATCACTTCGGACTCGGCGGGCGGGTCGAAGTGGAGGTTGGAACGATGTCGAAGGCGTTCGGAGTCGTCGGAGGCTATGTCGCCGGGCCTCAACCGGTCGTCGACTGGCTCCGCCAGCGCGCTCGCCCGTTTCTCTTCTCATCGGCGGCTACTCCACCCGACGTCGCCGCCTGTATCGCGTCGGTGGAGATCCTCTCCGCATCGACGGAGCTGGTCGATCGCCTCTGGATGAATGCCCGTCGCTTTCGTGAGGGTATGCAGAGCCTGGGATTCGATACGGGTTTCACGCAGACGCCGATCACACCGGTGATGCTGGGCGATGAGAAGGTTGCCCGAGAGTTGTCACAGCGCCTATTCGAGGTTCACCGGGTGTTCGCACAGGCAATCGCCTATCCGACCGTGCCGATGGGAAAAGCCCGTATCCGGGTGATGATATCCGCAGCACATGACGGCGATGACCTGGATCACGGACTCGAAGCTTTCGCCGCGGCCGGCAGGGAGATGGGGATAATCGAATAA